The Streptomyces sp. M92 nucleotide sequence CTGGGGTGCTGCCCGGGCTGTCCCGGAAGTCGGAGATGCCGTCTTTCACCCATCCGCCCGCTCCGCAAACGCGGTGATCGTATCACCGCATGATCAGGTGAATTCACGTCAAGAAGTGTTCATCCAGGACCGGTTGGAACCACCGCTTCCTGTCACTTCGGCGGTGGGTACAGTCGGCCCCGTGAAAGATGCACAAGACACCTTCCGGCCGCGCGCACGGCCGGCCCCGGACGGCCTGCCGTGACGCCCGAGGCGATGGCCGCGGTGTTCGCGGCGGGCGTGGGGGCCGGCGCCATCAACAGCGTCGTCGGCTCCGGGACGCTGATCACCTTCCCGGTGCTGCTGGCCACGGGCCTTTCCCCCGTCACCGCGACGGTGTCCATCGCGCTCGGACTCATCCCCGGCTCCATCAGCGGCGCCATCGGGTACCGGAAGGAACTGAGCGGTCAGCGCCGGCGCGTGCTGAAGCTCAGCGCCGGTGCGCTGGCCGGTGGCCTGACGGGTGCCACGCTGCTGCTCGCCCTGCCCGCGGACGCGTTCGAGACCATCGTGCCGGTACTGGTGGGCCTCGCCCTGGTGCTGGTGGCGCTCCAGCCGCAGATCGGCAGGTGGGTGCAGCACCGCCGCGAGCGGACCGGCGCCTCGCCGCGCCGGGACGGCGGGCCGCTGCTGTTCACCGGGCTGACGCTGGCGAGCGTCTACGGCGGCTACTTCACCGCCGCGCAGGGGATCATCTACCTGTCCCTGATGGGCATGCTGCTCGACGAGCCGCTGCAGCGCCTCAACGGCGTCAAGAACGTCCTCTCCGCCGTCGTGAACACCGTCGCCGCGCTCTTCTTCCTCTTCGCCGCGGACTTCGACTGGACGGCCGTTGCGCTCCTGGCGATCGGCTCGGCCCTCGGCGGGTACGGCGGGGCCAAGGTGGGCCGCCGCTTCAGCCCCTCGGCGCTGCGGATCGTCGTCGTGACGGTCGGCACCGTGGCCCTCGTACAGCTGCTGCTGCGCTGAGCCGTCCTTCGGCGGGGAAGCGGCCAAAAGCGGAAGCTTCCCCGCCACTTGTCTCCGCACTCCGCGTCCGGGCGGACCTGGCAGGTGGGATGGACCACGTTCCCCGACGGGTTGGTCCCGCGAGCGATCAGGGAAGCCTCGTCGAGGCTGCCCGAGAACACCGTCTCGGCCAGCAGGTTCAGACTGAGCCCCACCATCACCTCGCGCACGTCCAGGGCCCGGCCGACGGCCAGGCCGTCGACGGCGGCCTCGGTCTCCCGCGCACGGCGTCGACGTGGCGGTCGATCCGTTCGAGGGCGAAGGCGGGCTGGAGCCGGCGCGGTCTGCGGACGTGGGTCTGTCCGGCGGCGGTGACGACGGAGCCGCCCAGCAGCCGGCCCGGCTCCTTGAAGGAGCGGCCCTTGTCGGGGCTCGGGCCGAGGTCGGGTCGGCACGGTGGGGACGAGGTCGGAATCCTGGCCGACGAGGGTGCGGGTGCCGGGCTGGAGGGTGATCTCGACGACCGGTCCGCAGGCGGTGCGCAGTGCGACGACGAAGCCGGGGTTGTAGCGCATGAGCTGTATCGCGTGCCCCAGGAACGACCGCCTTCCGCCGCCTGCGCGTGGACCTGTCCGTCGTGATGAACGGCGTCGGCGCCCGCGTCACGCCCTCCCCCCGACTGGATCGAGCGGCTGCCGCTGCCCGCCAACCGCCGCTTCACCAGGGCACGGAACGCCGTACGGGCCACCGTCGACCGGGCCGTCACCGGGCCGCGGGCCTCCGGCCACGACACCGGCGACATGCTGTCCCTGCTGCTGCGCACCACAAACGAGAAGACCGGCCGGCCGCTGACCGGGCACCAGATTCCCTCCGAGATCCTCACCCCCGGCCGTGGCCGGCACCGAGACCACCGCCTCTGTGCTCTCCTGGCCGCTGTACGAACTCGCCCGCGAGCCGGACGTCGAGGCCGAGGTCCTCGCGGAACTCGATGACGTGCTCCCCTACCTGAGACGGGTCGGCGACGGGACTCCGCGCCCGCACCACACCGGCTGGCTCGTCACCCGGCGCACCGTCACCGCGACCCGTCTCGATCCCTGGCCCGTGCCCGCCGGGACCGAACTCGCCCACTGCCGGCACGCCCTCCACCGCGACCCCGCGCTCTTCCCGGACCGCTGCGGTTCGACCCCGACCGCCGGCCGGACGGCGACGGTCCCAGGACCTCGCACGCGTTCCTGCCCCGCGGCGCCGGCGAGCACAAGTGCATCGCGGACCGGTTCGCCCGCACCGAACTCCTCTCCGTCGCCACCATCGTCCGCCGGGTACGCCTGGAACTGGCGCCGGGACAGACCGCACGGCCCGTCGCCGCGGCCACCGTGCGGCCCCGGACCCTGTCGATGACCGTGCGGGACCGGCAGAACCCGGCGGCCACCTCGGCCGGTTGAGACGGGGAACAGGACCCGGGACGCGCGGGCTGTGGGCCCTTTCCATAACGGCGTGTTATGGGAAACCGGGATTGGTGGCTCCTCGCCCCCGCCCGAGATGCTGAGCGCCCCCACCCACCACACGCGACCCCACGCGTGTCGTCGGAATCGAGGAGCCTTGCGCATCACCAGACTCGTCCCCACCCTGCTGGCCGCGCTCATGGCCGCACTTCTGTCCGCCGTCGCGCTCGCGCCGAACGCCTCCGCGGCCGAGCACAAGCCCGGTGAGGGCGGCCCCCAGCCGATCATCGGCGGCGGCTACGCCCAGAACGCCCCCTGGGCGGCCCGGCTGTTCTCCAACGGCACCCAGACCTGCAGCGCCACCATCATCTCCCCCACCTGGATACTCACGGCCAAGCACTGCGTGAGCGGCGGCGGACTCTCCTTCCGCATCGGCAGCCTCGACCAGAGCTCCGGCGGCACCGTGGCGAACGGCGTGCAGACCGTAACCCACTCCTCGTCGGA carries:
- a CDS encoding sulfite exporter TauE/SafE family protein → MAAVFAAGVGAGAINSVVGSGTLITFPVLLATGLSPVTATVSIALGLIPGSISGAIGYRKELSGQRRRVLKLSAGALAGGLTGATLLLALPADAFETIVPVLVGLALVLVALQPQIGRWVQHRRERTGASPRRDGGPLLFTGLTLASVYGGYFTAAQGIIYLSLMGMLLDEPLQRLNGVKNVLSAVVNTVAALFFLFAADFDWTAVALLAIGSALGGYGGAKVGRRFSPSALRIVVVTVGTVALVQLLLR